In a single window of the Neorhizobium galegae genome:
- a CDS encoding trans-sulfuration enzyme family protein yields the protein MLSLVDKGLVRFRPALVLTPNPLGDILDIAAIAECGRSCGLKIVVDSTFASPALQRPIEHGADIVLQSLTKYINGHGDTLGGALLGDTAIIQKLRETSLRFPATTVISPQASFLILRGVKTLALRMDRHSSAAHAIALTLETHPAVAWVRYPFLPSHPNHSIARRQMSGGSGMVAFGLRAGRDGATAMISRLRLIQSGVNLAEVGSLICHPAGLTSARHLSFSGSGLCDALGDDVIRCSVGLEDAEDLIEDILEALDFG from the coding sequence TTGCTGTCTTTGGTTGATAAAGGCCTCGTACGATTTCGACCTGCTCTTGTTCTGACCCCAAATCCTCTCGGCGACATTCTCGACATTGCTGCAATCGCAGAATGCGGTCGCTCCTGCGGCCTCAAGATCGTCGTTGACAGCACATTCGCTTCGCCAGCCTTGCAGCGCCCGATTGAGCACGGCGCCGATATTGTCCTGCAATCGCTTACCAAATACATCAACGGTCATGGCGACACACTCGGCGGTGCCCTGCTGGGAGACACCGCAATCATTCAAAAACTGCGGGAAACCAGCCTACGTTTTCCTGCGACGACCGTGATTTCACCGCAGGCTTCGTTCCTCATCCTTCGAGGCGTGAAAACACTTGCCCTCAGGATGGACCGGCACAGTTCCGCCGCCCATGCGATCGCACTGACATTGGAAACCCATCCGGCGGTAGCGTGGGTGAGATATCCCTTTCTTCCATCTCACCCGAACCATTCCATCGCTCGCAGGCAGATGTCAGGTGGCTCGGGAATGGTGGCTTTCGGCCTTCGTGCGGGTAGGGATGGTGCCACTGCGATGATCAGCAGACTGCGGCTTATACAGTCGGGCGTCAATCTGGCCGAGGTCGGCAGCCTCATATGCCATCCGGCCGGCCTCACCAGCGCCCGCCACCTGTCCTTTTCAGGAAGCGGCCTTTGCGACGCGCTTGGAGATGACGTCATCCGCTGCTCCGTCGGCCTGGAGGATGCCGAGGATCTTATCGAAGACATCCTGGAGGCTCTGGATTTCGGCTGA